From the genome of Streptomyces sp. NBC_01341, one region includes:
- a CDS encoding aldehyde dehydrogenase (NADP(+)), whose amino-acid sequence MTLTGELLIGASRVPATAGVMKAFNPATGELIEPEFAFGGRAEVDRALHLADSAFDSYSHTGLAERAAFLDLIADKLEAAKDEIAARTALETGLPAAQFEGETVRAAGVFRKFATVVRQGRFLQTAIDTAQPDRLPSPRMDHRLQKVALGPVVIFGASNFPISYSVAGNDTASALAAGCPVVLKAHNAHPGASEIQGRIIQQAVAEAGLHEGVFSLVRGEGNEIGEALVDHPLVRAVTFTGSEAGGMALYRRAQKRPDPIPVFTEMTSVNPTFVLSAALAARGAEIGTGLVQRGMYNVGQACLKPAILFAVDGPGYAELRDAAVAEVEKVDARPMLTMGIHDAYTRNVQRMEDHGAARLGSGEAPVRAADGQSLLLEVTGEQILAEPALREEVFGPTLLLVRLTGTEQLLEVARAFRGQLSATMHAESTDHSVAEQLLPVLERRTGRIVFNAFSIPQEVSYASTHGGPFPATSDSRFTSVGMGAIERFVRPVTYQNFPDELLPQPLRETNELDLWRLVDGELTKD is encoded by the coding sequence ATGACGTTGACCGGAGAACTGCTGATCGGTGCGAGCCGGGTGCCCGCCACCGCGGGGGTCATGAAGGCCTTCAACCCTGCCACCGGAGAGCTCATCGAGCCGGAGTTCGCCTTCGGTGGCCGAGCCGAGGTCGACCGTGCCCTTCACCTCGCCGACAGCGCCTTCGACAGCTACAGCCACACCGGGCTGGCCGAGCGCGCGGCGTTCCTCGACCTCATCGCGGACAAGCTCGAGGCGGCCAAGGACGAGATAGCCGCTCGTACGGCACTGGAGACCGGTCTGCCGGCCGCCCAGTTCGAGGGTGAGACGGTTCGGGCCGCCGGAGTGTTCCGCAAGTTCGCGACCGTGGTCCGACAGGGGCGCTTCCTGCAGACGGCCATCGACACCGCCCAGCCGGACCGCCTGCCGTCACCGCGGATGGATCACCGGCTGCAGAAGGTGGCCCTCGGCCCCGTGGTGATCTTCGGTGCCAGCAATTTCCCCATCTCCTACTCGGTCGCGGGCAATGACACCGCCTCGGCTCTCGCCGCAGGCTGCCCTGTCGTCCTCAAGGCCCACAACGCACACCCCGGCGCCTCGGAGATACAGGGCCGCATCATCCAGCAGGCCGTGGCCGAGGCGGGACTGCACGAGGGTGTCTTCTCGCTCGTCCGCGGGGAAGGCAACGAGATCGGCGAGGCACTGGTCGACCACCCACTGGTACGCGCGGTCACCTTCACCGGATCCGAAGCCGGCGGGATGGCCCTCTACCGCCGCGCTCAGAAGCGCCCCGACCCCATCCCGGTGTTCACCGAGATGACGAGCGTCAACCCCACGTTCGTCCTGTCCGCCGCCCTGGCGGCCCGGGGGGCCGAGATCGGCACGGGGCTGGTCCAGCGCGGCATGTACAACGTCGGGCAGGCTTGCCTCAAGCCCGCCATCCTCTTCGCCGTCGACGGTCCCGGCTACGCCGAGCTGCGGGACGCGGCCGTCGCCGAGGTGGAGAAGGTGGACGCGCGTCCCATGCTCACGATGGGCATCCACGACGCCTACACCCGCAATGTGCAGAGGATGGAGGACCACGGCGCCGCCCGCCTCGGTTCCGGGGAGGCCCCGGTCCGCGCGGCTGACGGACAGTCGCTCCTCCTCGAAGTCACCGGTGAGCAGATCCTGGCCGAGCCGGCCCTGCGTGAAGAGGTCTTCGGCCCCACCCTCCTGCTGGTCAGGCTGACCGGCACCGAGCAGCTGCTCGAAGTGGCCCGCGCCTTCCGCGGCCAGCTCTCCGCCACCATGCACGCCGAGAGCACCGACCACTCCGTCGCGGAGCAGCTGCTGCCCGTGCTGGAGCGGCGCACAGGACGAATCGTGTTCAACGCGTTCTCCATCCCGCAGGAGGTCAGCTACGCCTCCACCCACGGGGGTCCCTTCCCCGCCACCTCGGACAGCCGCTTCACGTCCGTCGGCATGGGTGCGATCGAGCGGTTCGTCCGTCCGGTCACCTACCAGAACTTCCCCGACGAACTCCTCCCGCAGCCGCTGCGCGAGACCAACG
- a CDS encoding SDR family oxidoreductase — translation MDIKGSIALVTGANRGIGRAFARELLNRGAAKVYAGVRDPSTVTDPDLVPLRLDVTDEESVAAAAAVAGDASIVINNAGIGGAGTQLLEGAFDGARQAMDVNYFGTWAVSRAFAPVLARNGGGALVNMLSVASWVGQPQFAGYAASKAAQWSLTDALRKGLRDQGTLVVGVHAGFVDTDLSAWTDAPKISAATVAELTMDAVIRGELEVLADEQTRAAKAALSDPPSLPSGL, via the coding sequence ATGGACATCAAGGGATCGATCGCACTCGTGACGGGCGCCAACCGCGGCATCGGCCGCGCGTTCGCGCGCGAACTGCTCAATCGGGGCGCCGCGAAGGTCTACGCCGGCGTACGGGACCCGTCCACTGTGACGGATCCCGACCTCGTCCCCCTCCGCCTCGACGTGACCGACGAGGAGAGTGTGGCCGCTGCAGCGGCCGTCGCGGGAGACGCTTCCATCGTGATCAACAACGCGGGCATCGGCGGCGCCGGCACGCAACTGCTGGAGGGGGCCTTCGACGGCGCCCGGCAGGCGATGGACGTGAACTACTTCGGGACCTGGGCGGTGTCGCGGGCCTTCGCTCCCGTTCTGGCCCGCAACGGCGGCGGGGCCCTGGTCAACATGCTGTCGGTGGCGTCATGGGTCGGCCAGCCGCAGTTCGCCGGATACGCGGCGTCCAAGGCCGCGCAGTGGTCACTGACGGATGCACTGCGGAAGGGGTTGCGGGACCAGGGGACCCTCGTGGTCGGCGTGCATGCCGGATTCGTCGACACGGACCTCAGTGCCTGGACCGACGCACCGAAGATCAGCGCTGCGACGGTCGCCGAACTCACCATGGATGCCGTGATCCGTGGTGAGTTGGAGGTCCTGGCCGATGAGCAGACACGCGCGGCCAAGGCCGCCCTGTCGGACCCGCCCAGCCTTCCCTCGGGGCTCTGA
- a CDS encoding GlxA family transcriptional regulator gives MNRKHADGGTLLVTVFVFPGVRLLDVTGPIEVFTSANEFGGRYRLTIVSADGDEVRTAAGTRLGVDAAVADAHGTSDVLVIPGGPDWDRMIRDEALLGAVRTLDARARRTVSVCTGAFLLAAAGLLEGRRAATHWRHSLRLAQLFPGVRVEHDAIFVRDGKVTTSAGVSAGIDLSLAVVEEHSGAEVARAVAKDLVVFMQRPGGQSQFSVRARAPHTRQEALRRVLDAIAEAPGTDHTLAAMARRAGISARHITRLFRDELGTTPARYVEQIRLEAAQAMLETGDDPMTAIARRTGFGSPESLRRAFVRNLQVTPGAFRARFRSTGSGGPDTVHVR, from the coding sequence ATGAACCGCAAACACGCCGATGGTGGCACTCTCCTGGTGACGGTCTTCGTGTTTCCGGGAGTCCGGCTGCTGGACGTGACCGGTCCGATCGAGGTGTTCACCTCGGCGAACGAATTCGGTGGACGCTACCGGCTGACCATCGTGTCCGCCGACGGCGACGAGGTGCGGACCGCCGCCGGCACCCGCCTCGGCGTCGACGCGGCGGTGGCGGACGCGCACGGGACCAGCGACGTGCTGGTGATCCCCGGAGGCCCGGACTGGGACCGCATGATCAGGGACGAGGCGCTGCTGGGTGCCGTGCGCACACTCGACGCCCGTGCCCGGCGCACGGTCTCCGTCTGCACCGGAGCCTTTCTGCTGGCCGCGGCCGGCCTGCTGGAGGGCCGTCGCGCCGCCACGCACTGGCGCCACTCACTGCGGCTCGCCCAGCTTTTCCCCGGCGTGCGGGTCGAGCACGACGCGATCTTCGTACGGGACGGCAAGGTGACCACCTCGGCCGGAGTGAGCGCCGGCATCGACCTGTCCCTGGCCGTCGTGGAGGAACACTCGGGGGCGGAAGTCGCCCGGGCGGTGGCCAAGGACCTCGTGGTCTTCATGCAACGACCCGGCGGCCAGTCCCAGTTCAGCGTCCGCGCCCGCGCACCGCACACGCGCCAGGAAGCGCTCCGCCGGGTCCTCGACGCCATCGCGGAGGCCCCGGGCACCGATCACACCCTGGCCGCCATGGCGCGCAGGGCCGGAATCAGTGCGCGCCACATCACCCGGTTGTTCCGCGACGAGTTGGGGACGACACCCGCACGATACGTGGAACAGATCCGGCTGGAGGCCGCACAGGCGATGCTGGAGACCGGTGACGATCCGATGACCGCGATCGCCCGCCGCACGGGGTTCGGCTCCCCCGAATCGCTGCGCAGGGCGTTCGTGAGGAACCTCCAGGTGACTCCGGGCGCGTTCCGGGCACGCTTTCGCAGCACCGGATCAGGAGGTCCGGACACCGTGCACGTACGGTGA
- a CDS encoding sensor histidine kinase yields MNQTTRRRDRRTLLRDAVAVGVAAAMTVVGALYAQRSGLWLYPRITARRSLAAAPGLSAIDLGGLLLPVAACLLLWWRRVRPVAVAMTLTLLCTLLPVAPAAAIALFTVAAVCDTRATRRVIAVGLLPIPVCLAAQGRLDSSHVAAAVTGTLLVTGSVGWGLFVRGLRERAARAEREQLLSAEEARRREREVIAREMHDVLAHRLSLLSVHAGALVFNPHAPPDQIKQAAEVVAHSARQAMEDLQQVLGVLRTPLTPDGVRTEPPQPTLRDLNSLISENRAAGMEIAMETRLAQAQSLDDFTSRTVYRIVQEALTNARKHAPQEDVRVVLTGSPGSGIRLEVVNALPDPPPLVPPIGAGLGLIGLAERAALAGGQLTYGRGSGSHVVTARLPWST; encoded by the coding sequence GTGAATCAGACGACCCGGCGCCGCGACAGGCGAACCCTGCTGCGTGACGCGGTGGCCGTCGGCGTCGCGGCCGCGATGACCGTGGTCGGCGCCCTGTACGCACAGCGATCAGGGCTGTGGCTGTATCCCCGGATCACGGCCCGCCGCAGCCTGGCCGCCGCACCCGGCTTGTCAGCCATCGACCTCGGCGGGCTGCTGCTGCCCGTGGCGGCGTGCCTGTTGTTGTGGTGGCGACGCGTCAGGCCGGTGGCCGTCGCGATGACGCTGACCCTCCTGTGCACCCTGCTCCCGGTGGCTCCCGCCGCCGCGATCGCGCTGTTCACCGTCGCAGCCGTCTGCGACACGCGTGCGACACGCCGGGTGATCGCCGTGGGCCTCCTGCCGATTCCGGTCTGTCTGGCGGCGCAGGGAAGGCTCGACTCCTCGCATGTCGCTGCCGCGGTGACGGGCACCCTGCTGGTGACGGGATCGGTCGGCTGGGGGCTCTTCGTGCGAGGGCTCCGCGAACGCGCCGCACGAGCCGAGCGGGAGCAGCTCCTCAGCGCGGAGGAGGCCCGTCGCCGCGAGCGTGAGGTGATCGCCCGCGAGATGCACGACGTGCTGGCCCACCGGCTCTCCCTCCTGAGCGTGCACGCCGGGGCACTGGTGTTCAATCCGCATGCGCCGCCCGACCAGATCAAGCAGGCGGCCGAGGTGGTCGCGCACAGCGCCCGCCAGGCCATGGAGGATCTGCAGCAGGTGCTCGGTGTACTGCGCACCCCGCTCACCCCGGACGGCGTCAGAACGGAACCGCCCCAGCCCACACTCCGAGACCTGAACTCGCTGATATCGGAGAACCGTGCAGCCGGTATGGAGATCGCCATGGAGACGCGGCTCGCCCAGGCGCAGTCGCTGGACGATTTCACCAGCCGCACCGTCTACCGGATCGTTCAGGAGGCCCTGACGAACGCCCGGAAGCACGCCCCGCAGGAGGACGTGCGGGTCGTTCTCACCGGGTCGCCCGGCAGCGGAATCCGTCTGGAGGTGGTCAATGCGCTTCCGGACCCCCCGCCCCTCGTGCCGCCCATCGGCGCCGGGCTGGGCCTCATCGGGCTGGCCGAGCGCGCCGCCCTGGCCGGTGGGCAGCTGACATACGGGCGCGGTTCGGGATCACACGTGGTCACGGCACGCCTGCCGTGGAGCACGTGA
- a CDS encoding TDT family transporter: MTPHLSSTRTIPSEGGANPAVPALSGLPPRPTDGRVRRPALAPSWFAAVMGTGIVANAAVTLPHRFPGLRTGATAIWVVAVLLLVALTAGYGRQRALRLHAADPMQVQFFGAPAVALLTVGAGALQLGPQVIGAQAALGVGWALWSLGTLLGCVTACTVPYLMITRHSFAPDAAFGGWLLPVVPPLVSAATGALLVPHTPAGEPRLALLLGCCAMFGLGLLAVLLVLSMVYSRLVHHAAPTGATVPTVWIGLGALSQAVTGLSLLAGAVPSVLSASYARGAAVLALVGGVGLWGFALLWLALASALTVREFRAGLPFSPAWWSFIFPLGAYVTATSAVGLRSGSQLFGWAAAVLYGLLVAAWIAVGGRSLRHAAAQAGGRRRA, encoded by the coding sequence GTGACACCCCACCTCAGCAGTACGCGCACCATTCCTAGCGAGGGCGGCGCGAATCCGGCGGTCCCCGCGCTCTCCGGGCTTCCTCCGCGTCCAACGGACGGACGAGTTCGACGCCCCGCGCTCGCACCCAGTTGGTTCGCGGCCGTCATGGGCACCGGGATCGTCGCCAACGCGGCGGTCACCCTGCCCCACCGCTTTCCCGGTCTGCGCACCGGCGCCACCGCGATCTGGGTGGTGGCCGTCCTGCTGCTCGTGGCACTGACCGCCGGATACGGGCGGCAGCGAGCACTGCGACTGCACGCCGCCGATCCGATGCAGGTGCAGTTCTTCGGCGCCCCCGCCGTGGCGCTGCTCACCGTGGGCGCCGGAGCCCTTCAGCTCGGACCGCAGGTGATCGGAGCGCAGGCCGCGCTGGGTGTGGGCTGGGCACTGTGGTCGCTCGGCACCCTGCTCGGGTGCGTCACCGCATGCACCGTGCCGTACCTGATGATCACGAGGCACAGCTTCGCACCGGACGCCGCTTTCGGCGGCTGGCTGCTGCCGGTGGTACCGCCACTGGTCTCCGCCGCGACGGGCGCGCTGCTCGTCCCGCACACGCCCGCCGGCGAGCCGCGACTCGCTCTGCTGCTGGGCTGCTGCGCGATGTTCGGGCTGGGGCTGCTCGCCGTACTGCTCGTCCTGAGCATGGTCTACAGCCGTCTGGTGCACCATGCCGCGCCCACCGGGGCGACGGTGCCCACGGTGTGGATCGGCCTGGGGGCACTGAGCCAGGCCGTGACAGGGCTGAGCCTGCTGGCCGGCGCCGTGCCGAGCGTGCTGTCCGCTTCGTACGCACGGGGCGCGGCAGTCCTCGCGCTGGTGGGCGGGGTGGGGTTGTGGGGTTTCGCACTGCTGTGGCTGGCACTCGCCTCGGCTCTCACGGTCCGGGAGTTCCGCGCGGGGCTGCCCTTCTCCCCCGCTTGGTGGTCGTTCATCTTTCCCCTCGGCGCTTACGTCACCGCCACGAGCGCGGTGGGTCTACGCAGCGGCTCGCAACTGTTCGGCTGGGCCGCAGCCGTCCTCTACGGCTTGCTCGTCGCTGCCTGGATCGCGGTAGGGGGCCGGTCGTTGCGCCACGCTGCGGCACAGGCCGGCGGCAGGCGCCGGGCGTAG
- a CDS encoding isochorismatase family cysteine hydrolase: MSQSYDPRHTAVLLVDPYNDFLSEGGKIWPRLKPLADEVGLLDHLRSVVSVARDTGALVTYVPHRRWEPGDYETWNHPNPTQLGIMERHSFARGTWGGEFHPDFQPQSGDVVVAEHWAQSGFANTDLDFQLKQHGITHVVLVGLLANTCIESTGRFAMELGYHVTLVRDATAAFLPEMMHAAHELNGPTYAHAITTTDGLTAALKGAQS; encoded by the coding sequence ATGTCCCAGTCGTATGACCCCCGTCACACAGCCGTGCTGCTCGTCGACCCTTACAACGACTTCCTGTCCGAGGGGGGGAAGATCTGGCCACGTCTGAAGCCCCTGGCCGACGAGGTGGGCCTGCTGGATCACCTGCGCTCCGTGGTCAGCGTCGCACGCGACACCGGTGCGCTCGTCACGTACGTCCCCCACCGCCGCTGGGAGCCGGGTGACTACGAGACGTGGAACCACCCCAACCCCACCCAGCTCGGCATCATGGAGCGGCACAGCTTCGCTCGCGGGACCTGGGGCGGGGAGTTCCACCCCGACTTCCAGCCGCAGTCCGGAGACGTCGTCGTCGCCGAGCACTGGGCCCAGAGCGGGTTCGCCAACACCGACCTGGACTTCCAGCTCAAGCAGCACGGCATCACCCACGTGGTGCTCGTAGGCCTGCTGGCCAACACCTGCATCGAGTCCACGGGCCGTTTCGCGATGGAACTCGGCTATCACGTGACGCTGGTTCGCGATGCGACCGCGGCGTTCCTGCCCGAGATGATGCACGCCGCTCACGAGCTGAACGGTCCCACGTACGCCCACGCCATCACCACCACGGACGGCCTCACCGCCGCACTCAAGGGAGCACAGTCATGA
- a CDS encoding response regulator transcription factor — protein MTEDSVIRVLLADDDPLVRAGLRMMLGAAEDILVVAEASDGQEVPALVDAHAPDLVLMDIRMPTMDGIEATRLLRARANPPDVIMLTTFTTDTYVLRALQAGATGFLLKHTVPEDIVSALRRAAAGEAVLSPDALRRLIDVVTTTVPSAPGSDAPRTDQARAETARALLDQLGAREREVAVAIGEGMTNAAIAATLYMSVPTVKAHVSHILTKLDLNNRVQIALLVYRSGLV, from the coding sequence ATGACGGAGGACAGTGTGATCCGGGTACTCCTGGCCGACGACGATCCCCTGGTCCGTGCGGGACTCCGCATGATGCTGGGGGCCGCGGAGGACATCCTGGTGGTCGCCGAGGCATCCGACGGCCAGGAGGTCCCCGCCCTGGTCGACGCGCACGCTCCCGACCTGGTCCTCATGGACATCCGCATGCCCACCATGGACGGCATCGAGGCCACCCGCCTGCTCCGGGCGCGTGCGAACCCGCCCGACGTCATCATGCTCACGACGTTCACCACCGACACCTACGTCCTGCGGGCCCTGCAGGCCGGCGCGACCGGCTTCCTGCTGAAGCACACGGTGCCCGAGGACATCGTGTCCGCGCTGCGCAGGGCGGCCGCCGGTGAGGCGGTGCTCTCCCCCGACGCACTTCGCCGGCTCATCGACGTCGTGACGACCACCGTCCCCTCGGCGCCCGGCTCGGACGCGCCACGCACGGACCAGGCCCGCGCGGAGACCGCCCGGGCCCTGCTCGACCAGTTGGGGGCCCGGGAGCGCGAGGTCGCTGTCGCCATCGGAGAGGGCATGACGAACGCGGCGATCGCCGCCACGCTCTACATGAGTGTCCCCACCGTCAAGGCGCACGTGTCCCACATCCTGACCAAACTGGATCTGAACAACCGGGTGCAGATCGCGCTGCTGGTGTACCGGAGCGGACTGGTGTAG
- a CDS encoding winged helix-turn-helix transcriptional regulator: protein MTEAQPRACPITGTLDLVGERWSLLVLREVFMGVRRYAGIHANTGAPRDVLTKRLRSLEASGILERRRYQDRPPRFEYHMTPAGQALEPVLIGLREWGLRHLENPPPAPRFLHTCGADVETRVVCAECGDPLEGGGLVTVVEGTDRPGTLTC from the coding sequence ATGACCGAAGCCCAGCCGCGCGCGTGTCCCATCACGGGGACCCTCGATCTCGTAGGAGAGCGCTGGTCGCTCCTCGTCCTGCGGGAGGTGTTCATGGGGGTCCGGCGGTACGCCGGCATCCACGCCAACACGGGAGCCCCGCGGGACGTTCTCACGAAGCGGCTGAGATCCCTGGAGGCCTCGGGGATTCTGGAGCGCCGCCGGTACCAGGACCGACCTCCTCGTTTCGAGTACCACATGACCCCTGCGGGGCAGGCCCTGGAACCCGTGCTGATCGGACTCCGCGAGTGGGGACTCCGGCACCTGGAGAACCCGCCGCCCGCACCCCGGTTCCTGCACACGTGCGGCGCCGACGTGGAGACGCGGGTCGTCTGCGCCGAGTGCGGCGACCCTTTGGAGGGAGGCGGCCTCGTGACCGTTGTGGAGGGTACGGACCGTCCCGGAACCCTTACGTGTTAA
- a CDS encoding TetR/AcrR family transcriptional regulator, whose translation MGRSQAEKVLTHERILRIAARKVREEGVTRPGVADLMKEAGLTHGGFYKHFTSRDDLITQASAAALAEGSAKMKRSAGKNEQDPRAGLIDAYLAKPHRDTPATGCALVPLGADAGRDPSLQDAYEKQVRTYLELLEGLDEPAGDARAEAMLTLSALVGAVLMSRAVADKDLSDELLETVTDELKRYAAGASSPTG comes from the coding sequence ATGGGACGTTCACAGGCCGAGAAGGTGTTGACCCACGAGCGCATCCTGCGCATCGCAGCTCGCAAGGTCCGTGAAGAGGGTGTGACCCGTCCCGGCGTGGCGGACCTCATGAAGGAGGCCGGTCTGACGCACGGCGGCTTCTACAAGCACTTCACCTCGCGCGACGACCTGATCACCCAGGCTTCGGCCGCAGCCCTGGCCGAGGGCTCGGCGAAGATGAAGCGCTCCGCCGGGAAGAACGAGCAGGACCCGCGCGCGGGGCTGATCGACGCCTATCTGGCGAAGCCGCACCGCGACACGCCTGCCACCGGCTGCGCGCTGGTCCCGCTGGGTGCCGACGCGGGACGTGACCCGAGTCTTCAGGACGCGTACGAGAAGCAGGTCCGTACGTACCTCGAACTGCTCGAGGGCCTCGACGAGCCCGCGGGTGACGCTCGCGCCGAGGCGATGCTCACGCTGAGCGCCCTGGTCGGCGCCGTGCTCATGTCCCGGGCCGTGGCCGACAAGGACCTGTCCGACGAACTGCTGGAGACCGTCACCGACGAACTCAAGCGATACGCGGCCGGGGCGTCGTCGCCGACCGGGTGA
- a CDS encoding winged helix-turn-helix transcriptional regulator, whose translation MPNRRQWSGATDDDPACSIERSLQILGERWTLLVLREIFAGRHRFAEIQASLGIASNLLSTRLKLLVESGVLCTQTYQEPGNRPRQSYHLTEAGRELRVTLAALQQWGDSHRTRPSGPSALRRTRRDGRPVHVGFLDDEGREVPDSEVLMIMNAQAAGEGDRSAAHSPQA comes from the coding sequence GTGCCGAACAGACGGCAGTGGTCCGGTGCCACGGACGACGACCCGGCCTGCTCCATCGAACGCAGCCTGCAGATCCTCGGTGAACGCTGGACCTTGCTGGTACTCCGCGAGATCTTCGCCGGCCGACACAGGTTCGCCGAGATCCAGGCGTCCCTGGGCATCGCCTCCAATCTGCTCAGCACCCGCCTGAAGCTGTTGGTCGAGTCAGGCGTGCTGTGCACGCAGACCTACCAGGAGCCGGGCAACAGGCCTCGGCAGAGCTACCACCTGACGGAAGCGGGCCGCGAACTCCGCGTGACCCTCGCCGCGCTACAGCAGTGGGGCGACAGCCATCGCACACGCCCCTCGGGTCCCTCCGCCCTCCGTCGCACCCGCCGCGACGGCCGCCCCGTGCACGTGGGGTTCCTCGACGACGAGGGCCGCGAAGTGCCGGACAGCGAGGTACTCATGATCATGAATGCGCAGGCGGCGGGCGAGGGGGACCGCTCAGCGGCTCACTCGCCCCAGGCGTGA